The following proteins are co-located in the Nocardioides piscis genome:
- a CDS encoding lytic transglycosylase domain-containing protein gives MKRTALVVLLLLVGAPACAEDDPSAGGPGSSSAPSSRTSPPSPTTGEPLLRPSRPSGPADAARKLEAAMSVITDPDSTAAQVELAGHQEQLAIRETSLHDRWLPRVLRRLPARWRRDVRDNVASRREFRSMHPTSPAGLSDELPAWRIVAPPSPRTLRSHYREAERRYDVDWEFLAAIHLVETAYGRIRGTSVAGAQGPMQFIPTTWDIYGNGGDINDPHDAILAAGRLLRANGFSRNKAAALYRYNNSSAYVRGVTLHAQVMQRRPEAFLGYHGWQVYYLTQRGSVLLEEGYASKRPIPVDRYLERHPEALP, from the coding sequence GTGAAGCGAACCGCTCTGGTCGTCCTGCTCCTGCTGGTCGGTGCCCCGGCCTGCGCGGAGGACGACCCGTCAGCCGGCGGACCCGGCTCGAGCAGCGCGCCATCCAGTCGTACGTCGCCGCCCTCCCCCACCACCGGGGAGCCACTCCTGCGCCCCAGCCGTCCGAGCGGACCGGCGGATGCCGCCCGCAAACTCGAGGCCGCCATGTCGGTCATCACCGACCCGGACTCCACCGCCGCGCAGGTCGAGCTCGCAGGACACCAGGAGCAGCTTGCGATCCGGGAGACCAGCCTGCACGACCGGTGGCTGCCTCGAGTCCTGCGCCGGCTGCCCGCGAGGTGGCGTCGCGACGTCCGCGACAACGTGGCTTCGCGTCGCGAGTTCCGCTCGATGCACCCCACCAGCCCCGCCGGCCTGTCGGACGAGCTCCCCGCCTGGCGGATCGTCGCCCCGCCGAGTCCGCGCACCCTGCGCAGCCACTACCGCGAGGCAGAGCGTCGATATGACGTCGACTGGGAGTTCCTGGCGGCCATCCACCTCGTGGAGACGGCCTACGGCCGCATCCGGGGCACCTCCGTCGCCGGCGCCCAGGGTCCGATGCAGTTCATCCCCACGACCTGGGACATCTATGGCAACGGCGGCGACATCAACGACCCGCACGATGCGATCCTCGCCGCCGGTCGCCTGCTGCGGGCCAACGGCTTCAGCCGCAACAAGGCGGCCGCGCTCTACCGCTACAACAACTCATCGGCATACGTCCGCGGCGTGACGCTGCACGCGCAGGTGATGCAGCGGCGTCCCGAGGCCTTCCTGGGCTACCACGGCTGGCAGGTCTACTACCTCACGCAGCGCGGGAGCGTGCTGCTCGAGGAGGGCTATGCCTCGAAGCGGCCGATCCCGGTCGACCGCTATCTCGAGCGGCATCCGGAGGCACTGCCCTAG
- a CDS encoding 3'(2'),5'-bisphosphate nucleotidase CysQ gives MTEATSPSPDDLSDDHAFAAWAADQAGEVLLQVRAESGLEGKELKDAGDAAAQELLARLLAEHRPDDAVLSEEATDDKARLDASRVWIIDPLDGTREFSEPPRDDWAVHVALWEATADGGELTAGAVAQPALGETFNTGAPSAIPPRTSERPRIAVSRTRPPAFVQALAAEIDAELVPMGSAGVKVMSVVRDVADAYVHAGGQYQWDNAAPVAVARAAGLHCSRVDGSPLVYNEDDTSLPDLIVCRPELADQIIDFVKRHGTD, from the coding sequence GTGACCGAAGCGACCAGCCCTTCCCCGGACGACCTCTCCGACGACCACGCCTTCGCGGCCTGGGCCGCCGACCAGGCAGGTGAGGTCCTGCTGCAGGTCCGCGCCGAGAGCGGCCTCGAGGGCAAGGAGCTCAAGGACGCGGGCGACGCCGCGGCCCAGGAGCTGTTGGCGCGGCTGCTCGCCGAGCACCGCCCCGACGACGCCGTCCTCAGCGAGGAGGCCACCGACGACAAGGCCCGCCTCGACGCCTCACGGGTCTGGATCATCGACCCCCTCGACGGCACCCGCGAGTTCTCCGAGCCGCCGCGCGACGACTGGGCGGTGCATGTCGCCCTCTGGGAGGCCACCGCAGACGGCGGCGAGCTGACCGCGGGCGCGGTGGCCCAGCCCGCGCTGGGGGAGACCTTCAACACCGGTGCGCCCAGCGCCATACCCCCCCGCACGTCCGAGCGCCCGCGGATCGCCGTGAGCCGCACCCGGCCGCCGGCGTTCGTCCAGGCGCTGGCCGCCGAGATCGACGCGGAGCTCGTGCCGATGGGCAGCGCCGGCGTCAAGGTGATGAGCGTCGTGCGCGACGTCGCCGACGCCTATGTCCACGCCGGCGGGCAATACCAGTGGGACAACGCCGCGCCCGTGGCAGTGGCTCGCGCGGCCGGCCTGCACTGCTCGCGCGTCGACGGCTCACCGCTGGTCTACAACGAGGACGACACCTCGCTGCCCGACCTGATCGTGTGCCGCCCCGAGCTCGCCGACCAGATCATCGACTTCGTCAAGCGCCACGGCACCGACTGA
- a CDS encoding MazG family protein yields the protein MNHADGSPLVEFIEVMHQLRQRCPWKAEQTHRSLARHLLEETHEAIEAIEAGEAGEPGHLCEELGDVLLQVYFHAEIASEAGQFTIDDVARGLTEKMRRRNPHVFGPADSALSATEVNDQWQQLKAAEKTRTSITDGLPPGLPALLHADKVLDRLQRVDAEPDPTAAPAPSAGIGDRLLDLVREARADGIDPEQALRDAIRRVVAAHDGSDLPDDEGGRPAR from the coding sequence ATGAACCACGCCGACGGCTCCCCGCTGGTCGAGTTCATCGAGGTGATGCACCAGCTGCGCCAGCGGTGCCCGTGGAAGGCCGAGCAGACCCACCGCTCCCTCGCACGCCACCTGCTCGAGGAGACGCACGAGGCGATCGAGGCGATCGAGGCGGGCGAGGCGGGCGAACCCGGACACCTGTGCGAGGAGCTCGGCGACGTCCTGCTGCAGGTCTACTTCCACGCCGAGATCGCCAGCGAGGCAGGGCAGTTCACCATCGACGACGTCGCGCGCGGCCTGACCGAGAAGATGCGCCGCCGCAACCCGCACGTCTTTGGACCGGCCGACAGCGCCCTGAGCGCGACCGAGGTCAACGACCAGTGGCAACAGCTGAAGGCGGCCGAGAAGACGCGGACTTCGATCACCGACGGCCTGCCTCCGGGCCTGCCCGCCCTGCTGCATGCCGACAAGGTGCTCGACCGGCTGCAGCGCGTCGACGCAGAGCCGGACCCGACAGCGGCGCCGGCGCCCTCCGCGGGGATCGGTGATCGCCTGCTCGACCTCGTGCGCGAGGCGCGAGCCGACGGGATCGACCCGGAGCAGGCGCTGCGCGACGCCATACGTCGTGTCGTGGCTGCGCACGACGGCTCCGACCTGCCGGAC
- the mfd gene encoding transcription-repair coupling factor — protein MSQAAQVRTLDLTGPLAVRPLVVKGLFDVGRTVLAVTATAREAEDLVVELGDLIDPSLVAHFPSWETLPHERLSPRSDTVGRRLAVLRRLKHPGTDASNGPLRVVVAPVRSLLQPQVAGLADLAPVELTPGSSIPMDEVVRGLADAAYSRVDMVEKRGEFAVRGGLVDVFPPTEEHPVRVEFWGDEIEEIRSFSVADQRTLESLERLWAPPCRELLLTDDVRRRAAELGQAHPQLVELTDKIAAGIAVEGMESLAPVLVDELELLVDLFPDSTTVLVLDPERVRTRAHDLVATSEEFLGASWAAAASGGQSPIDLGAASYREVADVRGVAIGRNLGWWTVSPFGIESPEPALSTGPESDVDVLVGAVPSRALGIQPSEAYRGDIERAVADIRALLADGYRVTVVHQGHGPAQRMVEVLAEHDVAATLSDVEAAADRSVVTVTTGCLVTGFNDPTTRTAVLTGEDLSGQKASTRDMRKMPARRKKQIDPLELKAGDYVVHEQHGVGRFVEMQQRVMQGATREYLVLEYGSSKRGAPADKLFVPADTLDQVTRYVGGEQPSLDRLGGGDWTKRKNRARKAVREIAAELIKLYAARQATQGHAFGPDTPWQRELEDAFPFHETPDQLTTVDEVKADMRRTVPMDRLICGDVGYGKTEIAVRAAFKAVQDGKQVAVLVPTTLLVTQHLSTFTERMSGFPVVLKGLSRFQTDKEAKEVMAGLADGTVDIVVGTHRLLNPDTRIKDLGLIIVDEEQRFGVEHKEQMKRLRTSVDVLAMSATPIPRTLEMAVTGIREMSTITTPPEERHPVLTYVGAYEDRQVVAAVRRELLREGQVFFIHNRVNSIEKAAAHIRELVPEARVATAHGQMGEHQLEQVMLDFWEKRFDVLVCTTIVESGLDVSNANTMIIERADTLGLSQLHQLRGRVGRSRERAYAYFLYPAEKPLTETAHERLATLAQHSDLGGGMAIAMKDLEIRGAGNLLGGEQSGHIADVGFDLYVRLVGEAVADFKGEAEAEAKEVRIELPVDAHLPHTYIPSERLRLEMYKRLSEVRADEDVDQLREELVDRYGEPPIEVESLLIVARFRARARQAGIGEITIAGKHVRFAPVDLPDSRVVRLNRVYPRSIVKAPVSTILVPRPQTAVIGGKPIDGIALLEWARHVIDDIIDPPATTS, from the coding sequence ATGTCGCAGGCCGCGCAGGTCCGCACCCTGGACCTGACGGGACCGCTGGCAGTGCGGCCGCTGGTCGTCAAGGGGCTCTTCGACGTCGGACGCACCGTGCTCGCCGTGACCGCGACCGCGCGCGAGGCCGAGGACCTGGTCGTCGAGCTCGGTGACCTCATCGACCCCTCGTTGGTCGCCCACTTCCCGTCGTGGGAGACCCTGCCGCACGAACGGCTGAGCCCTCGCAGCGACACCGTCGGTCGTCGACTGGCGGTGCTGCGTCGGCTCAAGCACCCCGGCACCGACGCGAGCAACGGCCCGCTTCGCGTCGTCGTCGCGCCGGTGCGCTCGCTCCTCCAGCCGCAGGTCGCGGGGCTGGCAGACCTGGCGCCGGTCGAGCTGACTCCCGGCTCGTCGATCCCGATGGACGAGGTCGTGCGAGGGCTGGCCGACGCCGCCTACTCCCGGGTCGACATGGTCGAGAAGCGCGGGGAGTTCGCCGTGCGCGGCGGGCTGGTCGACGTCTTCCCGCCCACCGAGGAGCACCCGGTCCGAGTGGAGTTCTGGGGTGACGAGATCGAGGAGATCCGCTCCTTCTCCGTCGCCGACCAGCGGACCCTCGAGAGCCTGGAGAGGTTGTGGGCGCCGCCGTGTCGTGAGCTGCTCCTGACCGATGACGTACGCCGACGCGCCGCCGAGCTCGGGCAGGCCCACCCGCAGCTCGTCGAGCTCACCGACAAGATCGCCGCCGGCATCGCCGTCGAGGGCATGGAGTCCCTCGCACCCGTGCTGGTGGACGAGCTGGAGCTGCTGGTCGATCTCTTCCCCGACAGCACCACCGTCCTGGTGCTCGACCCGGAGCGGGTCCGCACGCGCGCGCACGACCTGGTGGCGACCAGCGAGGAGTTCCTCGGCGCCAGCTGGGCCGCGGCCGCGAGCGGCGGCCAGTCGCCCATCGACCTGGGTGCCGCCTCCTACCGCGAGGTGGCCGACGTGCGCGGGGTGGCCATCGGCCGCAACCTCGGGTGGTGGACCGTCAGCCCCTTCGGCATCGAGAGTCCCGAGCCCGCGCTGTCGACGGGGCCCGAGTCCGACGTCGACGTGCTCGTCGGCGCCGTACCGTCCCGGGCGCTGGGGATCCAGCCGTCCGAGGCCTATCGAGGCGACATCGAGCGGGCCGTGGCCGACATCCGTGCCCTGCTCGCCGACGGCTATCGGGTCACGGTGGTGCACCAGGGGCACGGCCCTGCCCAGCGGATGGTCGAGGTGCTGGCCGAGCACGACGTCGCGGCCACCCTCTCCGACGTCGAGGCAGCCGCCGATCGCAGCGTGGTGACGGTGACGACGGGCTGCCTGGTCACCGGGTTCAACGACCCGACGACGCGCACCGCGGTCCTGACCGGTGAGGACCTCTCGGGCCAGAAGGCCTCCACGCGCGACATGCGCAAGATGCCCGCGCGCCGCAAGAAGCAGATCGACCCGCTCGAGCTCAAGGCCGGCGACTACGTCGTGCACGAGCAGCACGGGGTGGGGCGCTTCGTCGAGATGCAGCAGCGGGTGATGCAGGGCGCCACCCGCGAATACCTCGTCCTGGAATACGGCTCCTCCAAGCGGGGCGCACCCGCTGACAAGCTGTTCGTGCCGGCCGACACGCTCGACCAGGTCACCCGCTACGTCGGTGGCGAGCAGCCCAGCCTCGACCGGCTCGGCGGCGGCGACTGGACCAAGCGCAAGAACCGCGCCCGCAAGGCAGTGCGCGAGATCGCCGCCGAGCTGATCAAGCTCTATGCAGCGCGGCAGGCCACCCAGGGGCACGCGTTCGGCCCCGACACCCCCTGGCAGCGCGAGCTCGAGGACGCGTTCCCCTTCCACGAGACGCCCGACCAGCTGACCACCGTCGACGAGGTCAAGGCCGACATGCGCCGGACGGTGCCGATGGACCGGCTGATCTGCGGCGACGTGGGCTATGGCAAGACCGAGATCGCCGTCCGTGCCGCCTTCAAGGCGGTCCAGGACGGCAAGCAGGTCGCCGTGCTCGTCCCGACGACGCTGCTCGTGACGCAGCACCTGTCGACGTTCACCGAGCGGATGAGCGGCTTCCCGGTCGTGCTCAAGGGATTGTCGAGGTTCCAGACCGACAAGGAGGCCAAGGAGGTCATGGCCGGTCTCGCCGACGGCACCGTCGACATCGTGGTGGGGACCCACCGGCTGCTCAACCCCGACACCCGGATCAAGGACCTCGGCCTGATCATCGTCGACGAGGAGCAGCGCTTCGGTGTCGAGCACAAGGAGCAGATGAAGCGGCTGCGCACCAGCGTCGACGTGCTGGCGATGAGCGCGACCCCGATCCCGCGCACGCTCGAGATGGCGGTCACCGGCATCCGGGAGATGTCCACGATCACCACGCCGCCCGAGGAGCGGCACCCGGTGCTGACCTATGTCGGTGCCTACGAGGACCGGCAGGTGGTCGCCGCCGTACGCCGTGAGCTGCTCCGTGAGGGACAGGTCTTCTTCATCCACAACCGGGTGAACTCCATCGAGAAGGCGGCCGCGCACATCCGCGAGCTCGTGCCGGAGGCGCGGGTCGCGACGGCGCACGGCCAGATGGGCGAGCACCAGCTCGAGCAGGTGATGCTCGACTTCTGGGAGAAGCGCTTCGACGTGCTCGTCTGCACCACCATCGTCGAGTCCGGCCTCGACGTCTCCAACGCCAACACGATGATCATCGAGCGCGCCGACACCCTCGGTCTCTCCCAGCTGCACCAGCTCCGTGGCCGCGTCGGTCGCTCGCGCGAGCGTGCCTACGCCTACTTCCTCTATCCGGCCGAGAAGCCGCTGACCGAGACCGCCCACGAGCGGCTGGCGACGTTGGCGCAGCACTCCGACCTCGGCGGCGGCATGGCGATCGCGATGAAGGACCTGGAGATCCGCGGCGCCGGCAACCTCCTCGGCGGGGAGCAGTCGGGCCACATCGCCGACGTCGGCTTCGACCTCTATGTCCGGCTCGTCGGGGAGGCGGTCGCCGACTTCAAGGGGGAGGCCGAGGCAGAGGCCAAGGAGGTGCGCATCGAGCTGCCCGTCGACGCGCACCTGCCCCACACCTACATCCCCTCGGAGCGACTGCGGCTGGAGATGTACAAGCGACTCTCCGAGGTCCGCGCCGACGAGGACGTCGACCAGCTCCGCGAAGAGCTCGTGGACCGCTACGGCGAGCCCCCGATCGAGGTGGAGTCGCTGCTGATCGTGGCCCGGTTCCGGGCACGCGCCCGACAGGCCGGCATCGGCGAGATCACGATCGCGGGCAAGCACGTCCGGTTCGCTCCCGTCGACCTGCCCGACTCGCGGGTGGTGCGCCTGAACCGTGTCTATCCCAGGAGCATCGTCAAGGCCCCGGTCAGTACGATCCTGGTGCCGCGTCCGCAGACTGCCGTCATCGGGGGCAAGCCCATCGACGGGATCGCCCTGCTTGAATGGGCGCGGCACGTGATCGACGACATCATCGATCCGCCTGCAACCACGTCCTGA
- a CDS encoding response regulator transcription factor, whose product MIEDHTLLAESLEIALSRDGYDVRRLSLPEIGGSLATLKSAALRINARIVLLDLDLGRFGDATPLISPLARAGANVVVVTASDERGRWGECARAGARKVISKSRPMQEILSVVRRLAQGLTVMPPEELESLLEAWRRERMLTEDMRRRLEMLTAREKQVLGHLLEGHTVRDIARSSVVSEATVRTQVKSILSKLEVSSQLAAVGMARHARWQPPG is encoded by the coding sequence GTGATCGAGGACCACACGCTCCTGGCGGAGTCCCTCGAGATCGCACTGTCCCGCGACGGCTACGACGTCCGCCGCCTGAGCCTTCCCGAGATTGGTGGCTCCCTCGCCACCTTGAAGTCAGCCGCGTTGCGCATCAATGCCCGCATCGTCCTGCTGGACCTCGACCTCGGTCGGTTCGGTGACGCCACTCCGCTCATCTCGCCACTGGCCCGCGCCGGCGCCAACGTCGTCGTCGTGACGGCGTCGGACGAGCGCGGCCGCTGGGGAGAGTGCGCCCGCGCCGGTGCTCGCAAGGTGATCTCCAAGAGCCGGCCGATGCAGGAGATCCTCAGCGTTGTTCGACGGCTCGCGCAAGGACTGACCGTGATGCCGCCGGAGGAGCTGGAGAGCCTCCTCGAGGCCTGGCGGAGAGAACGGATGCTGACCGAGGACATGCGACGTCGACTCGAGATGCTCACCGCTCGTGAGAAGCAGGTCCTGGGCCATCTCCTGGAGGGTCACACGGTTCGCGACATCGCCCGCTCGAGCGTGGTGTCGGAGGCGACCGTGCGCACCCAGGTCAAGTCGATCCTCAGCAAGCTCGAGGTCTCGTCACAGCTGGCCGCCGTCGGGATGGCGCGTCACGCCCGCTGGCAACCTCCCGGCTGA
- a CDS encoding glycosyltransferase: MSVASVVIPAHNEAATIERNLAYLFQDVWPLELDVLVVCNGCTDETASRAREAVAGIRVLEIEDPSKAVAVRVGNEASGCFPRVHVDADVVLSGADLRRLIQPLQDGGVLAAAPRRVLVTARSSLAVRWYYDVWERLPRACDGLSGRGVVALSEEGQARVDAFCEVMGEEDLAMTEAFAPSERVLVQDAEVRVAAPRRFGDLVRRGVRAAAGDVRVTRATARLQRSSFWRELCGAVVHHPPLIVKVPVFVAVSAVIGVLARRAIRTG, from the coding sequence ATGTCTGTGGCGAGCGTGGTGATACCGGCTCACAACGAGGCTGCCACCATCGAGCGCAACCTGGCCTACCTGTTCCAGGACGTCTGGCCGCTGGAGCTCGACGTCCTCGTGGTCTGCAACGGCTGCACGGACGAGACCGCGAGCCGGGCTCGGGAGGCGGTCGCCGGCATCAGGGTGCTGGAGATCGAGGATCCCTCCAAGGCCGTGGCCGTCAGGGTGGGCAACGAGGCGAGCGGATGCTTCCCTCGAGTCCACGTCGACGCGGACGTGGTCCTGTCGGGCGCCGACCTGCGACGACTGATCCAGCCCTTGCAGGACGGCGGCGTGCTCGCCGCCGCCCCTCGACGAGTCCTGGTGACGGCGCGCAGCAGCTTGGCTGTCCGCTGGTACTACGACGTGTGGGAACGCCTGCCGCGAGCTTGTGACGGGCTGTCCGGCCGCGGGGTCGTGGCCCTGTCCGAGGAGGGGCAGGCTCGAGTCGACGCCTTCTGCGAGGTGATGGGTGAGGAGGACCTCGCCATGACGGAGGCTTTCGCCCCGTCGGAGCGTGTCCTGGTGCAGGACGCAGAGGTCCGCGTGGCGGCGCCCCGTCGATTCGGCGACCTGGTGCGTCGTGGGGTGCGCGCGGCCGCTGGTGACGTCCGGGTCACGCGTGCGACAGCGCGGCTCCAGCGCTCGAGCTTCTGGCGCGAGCTGTGCGGCGCGGTCGTCCACCACCCCCCCCTCATCGTCAAGGTTCCGGTGTTCGTCGCGGTCTCGGCCGTCATCGGGGTCCTTGCCAGACGAGCGATCCGCACGGGTTGA
- a CDS encoding helix-turn-helix transcriptional regulator: protein MRKLWAAHVSGAIVPGTAVLVVSPLLLNAQAVSAALRGRGVAAEPADWVEGVRRARQTLTDRDTVLMLHDLNDLGEVMAAQDLISHSQARFLVLTSRDEGPAWGALLAGGAAGMMPAGSSLDEVEAALVRTGEGLPVLVETRRSRLVREWFRWQDENDDLRRRLGTLSPRERDILARLSAGSSVKDIAAALGIAETTVRGHIKSLRRKLDAGSVLTAVAAAHRLGSLLLGVAGRPGASTEGRQHDESELVRH, encoded by the coding sequence ATGCGTAAGTTGTGGGCAGCGCACGTCTCGGGAGCAATCGTCCCCGGGACTGCGGTGCTGGTCGTCTCACCCCTGCTGTTGAACGCGCAGGCGGTGTCTGCTGCCCTCCGGGGACGTGGCGTCGCTGCCGAACCGGCCGACTGGGTGGAGGGGGTGCGTCGGGCACGGCAGACGCTCACCGACCGCGACACCGTCCTCATGCTCCACGACCTCAACGACCTCGGAGAGGTCATGGCCGCCCAGGACCTCATCTCGCACTCGCAGGCACGCTTCCTGGTGCTGACCAGCCGCGACGAGGGCCCCGCCTGGGGTGCCCTCCTGGCGGGGGGTGCCGCCGGGATGATGCCGGCCGGCTCGTCCCTCGACGAAGTCGAGGCGGCGCTGGTCCGCACCGGTGAGGGTCTGCCTGTGCTCGTCGAGACCCGACGGTCGAGGCTGGTGCGCGAGTGGTTCCGCTGGCAGGACGAGAACGACGACCTGCGCAGGCGGCTCGGGACCCTGTCGCCGCGGGAGCGCGACATCCTTGCTCGGCTGTCCGCGGGCTCGTCGGTCAAGGACATCGCGGCCGCCCTGGGCATCGCCGAGACCACCGTGCGCGGCCACATCAAGTCGCTGCGGCGCAAGCTCGATGCGGGCTCCGTGCTCACCGCCGTGGCAGCGGCACATCGGTTGGGCAGCCTGCTCCTGGGGGTCGCGGGCCGACCGGGTGCAAGCACCGAGGGGCGACAGCACGACGAGAGCGAGCTGGTGCGCCACTAG
- the pth gene encoding aminoacyl-tRNA hydrolase, translating into MSEDVWLVVGLGNPGPTYANHRHNVGYLVTDELADRMGSSFRAHKSGRADVVEGRLAAPGVPGPRVVLARPRCYMNESGGPVKALATFYKVSPERIIAIHDELDIAFNTLRVKLGGGDNGHNGLRSMRSSMGTGDFYRVRAGIGRPPGRQEVADFVLSNYSTAEKKDLPFQVFDAADAVESLINDGLEKTQQRFNS; encoded by the coding sequence ATGAGCGAGGACGTGTGGCTGGTCGTCGGTCTCGGCAACCCCGGACCGACGTATGCCAACCACCGCCACAACGTCGGCTACCTGGTCACCGACGAGCTGGCCGACCGGATGGGCTCGTCCTTCCGTGCCCACAAGTCCGGTCGGGCTGACGTGGTCGAGGGCCGGCTGGCCGCCCCCGGCGTCCCCGGCCCGCGGGTCGTGCTGGCCCGGCCGCGGTGCTACATGAACGAGTCGGGTGGACCGGTGAAGGCGCTCGCGACGTTCTACAAGGTGTCCCCCGAGCGGATCATCGCGATCCACGACGAGCTCGACATCGCCTTCAACACGCTCCGGGTCAAGCTCGGTGGGGGCGACAACGGTCACAACGGCCTGCGCTCGATGCGCTCCTCCATGGGCACGGGTGACTTCTATCGCGTGCGAGCCGGCATCGGCCGCCCGCCCGGGCGCCAGGAGGTCGCCGACTTCGTGCTGTCCAACTATTCGACCGCTGAGAAGAAGGACCTCCCCTTCCAGGTGTTCGACGCGGCCGACGCGGTCGAGTCGCTGATCAACGACGGCCTGGAGAAGACCCAGCAGCGCTTCAACTCCTGA
- a CDS encoding sensor histidine kinase, with the protein MLDFEEFKRSSWQSGVLAAVLTVAAVVVVLLTAPGGRGPAVTALLAGLVAGLMLLAASLTFYFHWLTTPSRRLGWTVAAMVVMGTQVVVSSGYNLSVLSQDRNLFATSGVGYDILAPAVVLGLVALGARGLPMPIPLGLGLGAGITLAALNVTGHLDPLVSVSSRPAALAASLMVLCGYLAVAGLVLRDIGLVQWARRRLATAITLIAFGNAVRAWPGHVDATDLFTACMQVGAAALWAGASFRLLREALVWQHRRMVALEDSMLEVESTVRHSHETLHEIRSTVVGAASASRLLHDASPGSSAHARLERAISTELDRLERLVVGDSSHPPGPVDVDATLDVLLESHRAQGRTIEWEPSGAVVHARPDVVAEALNILLDNAAVHGGSRSRIAVSSAEDVVEIAVTDEGPGVPPEARDQIFEWGVHRSESPGQGIGLNLARRLVAEHGGSLVLADSDASSGSSFVIRLPRGRLQEGASVSDARRSS; encoded by the coding sequence GTGCTGGATTTCGAGGAATTCAAGAGGAGCAGCTGGCAGTCGGGGGTGTTGGCCGCGGTGTTGACCGTGGCAGCGGTGGTCGTCGTCCTGCTGACCGCCCCGGGGGGTCGGGGGCCTGCTGTCACGGCGCTGCTCGCCGGCCTGGTAGCCGGGCTGATGCTCCTGGCAGCATCGCTGACCTTCTACTTCCACTGGCTCACGACACCCAGTCGACGGCTGGGGTGGACCGTGGCAGCCATGGTGGTGATGGGCACGCAGGTCGTGGTGTCGTCCGGCTACAACCTGTCGGTGCTGTCGCAGGACCGGAACCTGTTCGCCACCTCGGGGGTGGGCTACGACATCCTGGCCCCCGCCGTGGTGCTGGGGCTGGTAGCCCTCGGTGCCCGCGGTTTGCCGATGCCCATCCCCCTGGGTCTGGGCCTGGGGGCGGGCATCACCCTGGCCGCGCTGAACGTCACCGGCCATCTCGATCCCCTGGTGTCGGTCTCCTCGAGGCCGGCAGCCCTGGCCGCGTCACTCATGGTCCTGTGCGGCTACTTGGCCGTCGCGGGTCTCGTCCTGCGTGACATCGGCCTGGTCCAGTGGGCGCGCAGGCGCCTCGCCACAGCGATCACGCTGATCGCGTTCGGCAACGCGGTGCGGGCCTGGCCCGGACACGTCGACGCGACAGATCTCTTCACAGCCTGCATGCAGGTCGGGGCAGCCGCTCTCTGGGCCGGAGCGTCCTTCCGGCTCCTGCGTGAGGCTCTCGTCTGGCAGCACCGCCGGATGGTCGCCCTCGAGGACTCGATGCTCGAGGTCGAGTCCACCGTGCGCCACAGTCACGAGACCCTGCACGAGATCCGCAGCACCGTCGTGGGGGCGGCGTCGGCCTCGCGACTCCTCCACGACGCGAGCCCTGGATCTTCCGCCCATGCCCGGCTCGAGCGAGCGATCAGCACCGAGCTGGACCGCCTCGAGCGACTGGTGGTGGGCGACTCGTCCCACCCGCCCGGACCGGTGGACGTCGACGCAACGCTCGACGTGCTCCTGGAGTCGCATCGTGCGCAGGGACGCACCATCGAGTGGGAGCCGTCAGGTGCCGTGGTCCATGCCCGGCCCGATGTCGTCGCAGAGGCGCTCAACATCCTGCTCGACAACGCGGCGGTCCACGGTGGCAGCCGCAGCAGGATCGCAGTCTCGTCGGCGGAGGACGTCGTGGAGATCGCCGTGACCGACGAAGGTCCCGGCGTCCCGCCCGAGGCTCGCGACCAGATCTTCGAGTGGGGGGTCCACCGGAGCGAGTCCCCGGGTCAGGGGATCGGCCTCAACCTCGCACGCCGGCTGGTGGCCGAGCACGGTGGATCGCTGGTCCTGGCGGACTCGGATGCCTCGAGTGGCTCGTCCTTCGTCATCCGCCTCCCGCGGGGACGGCTCCAGGAGGGGGCGAGCGTCAGTGACGCAAGGCGTTCGTCCTAG